From a region of the Ovis aries strain OAR_USU_Benz2616 breed Rambouillet chromosome 2, ARS-UI_Ramb_v3.0, whole genome shotgun sequence genome:
- the LOC101112627 gene encoding olfactory receptor 2K2 isoform X1: MQGENLTSWSFFFLEGFSRYPKLEIVLFIFSLLMYLITLLGNSTLILITVVDARLQTPMYLFLGNLSFMDICYTSASIPTLLVNLLSSKKTIIFSGCAVQMYLSLSMGSTECVLLAVMAYDRYVAICRPLRYPIIMNRQVCVQMATISWVTGSLTALLETSFALRIPRCGNLIDHFTCEILAVLKLACTRSLLMDTVMLVISVLLLPVPMLLICISYVFILSTILRISSAEGRNKAFSTCGAHLTVVILYYGAALSMYLKPSSSGSQEIDKIISLLYGVLTPMLNPIIYSLRNKEVKDAVKKVNVYSSLCSF; the protein is encoded by the coding sequence ATGCAAGGCGAAAATCTCACCAGCTGGAGTTTCTTTTTCCTGGAAGGTTTTTCTAGATACCCAAAGTTAGAGATTGTTCTCTTCATCTTCAGCCTTTTAATGTATCTGATAACCCTCTTGGGCAACAGCACTCTTATTTTAATCACTGTCGTAGACGCACGCCTTCAGACTCCCAtgtacttgttccttggaaatcTCTCTTTCATGGATATTTGTTACACATCTGCTTCGATTCCTACTTTGCTGGTGAACTTGCTGTCATCCAAGAAAACCatcatcttttctgggtgtgcTGTACAGATGTATCTGTCCCTTTCCATGGGCTCCACGGAGTGTGTGCTCCTGGCTGTGATGGCATATGACCGTTATGTGGCCATTTGCAGGCCGCTGAGATACCCCATCATCATGAACAGACAGGTCTGTGTGCAGATGGCCACCATCTCCTGGGTGACGGGCTCTCTGACAGCCCTGCTGGAAACCAGCTTCGCTCTACGGATACCCCGCTGTGGGAATCTCATTGACCACTTCACTTGTGAAATTCTGGCAGTGCTGAAGCTAGCTTGCACACGATCTCTGCTCATGGACACAGTCATGCTGGTCATCAGTGTGCTCCTCCTGCCTGTTCCAATGCTCTTaatttgcatctcttatgtcttcatCCTTTCCACTATTCTGAGAATCAGCTCAGCAGAGGGCAGAAACAAAGCCTTTTCTACTTGTGGTGCCCACTTGACTGTGGTGATCTTGTATTACGGGGCTGCCCTCTCCATGTACCTAAAGCCTTCTTCATCAGGCTCACAAGAAATAGATAAAATCATCTCGTTGCTTTATGGAGTGCTTACCCCTATGCTGAATCCCATAATTTACAGTTTAAGAAACAAAGAAGTCAAAGATGCGGTGAAAAAAGT
- the LOC101112627 gene encoding olfactory receptor 2K2 isoform X2, with product MQGENLTSWSFFFLEGFSRYPKLEIVLFIFSLLMYLITLLGNSTLILITVVDARLQTPMYLFLGNLSFMDICYTSASIPTLLVNLLSSKKTIIFSGCAVQMYLSLSMGSTECVLLAVMAYDRYVAICRPLRYPIIMNRQVCVQMATISWVTGSLTALLETSFALRIPRCGNLIDHFTCEILAVLKLACTRSLLMDTVMLVISVLLLPVPMLLICISYVFILSTILRISSAEGRNKAFSTCGAHLTVVILYYGAALSMYLKPSSSGSQEIDKIISLLYGVLTPMLNPIIYSLRNKEVKDAVKKVLGKMYLQ from the coding sequence ATGCAAGGCGAAAATCTCACCAGCTGGAGTTTCTTTTTCCTGGAAGGTTTTTCTAGATACCCAAAGTTAGAGATTGTTCTCTTCATCTTCAGCCTTTTAATGTATCTGATAACCCTCTTGGGCAACAGCACTCTTATTTTAATCACTGTCGTAGACGCACGCCTTCAGACTCCCAtgtacttgttccttggaaatcTCTCTTTCATGGATATTTGTTACACATCTGCTTCGATTCCTACTTTGCTGGTGAACTTGCTGTCATCCAAGAAAACCatcatcttttctgggtgtgcTGTACAGATGTATCTGTCCCTTTCCATGGGCTCCACGGAGTGTGTGCTCCTGGCTGTGATGGCATATGACCGTTATGTGGCCATTTGCAGGCCGCTGAGATACCCCATCATCATGAACAGACAGGTCTGTGTGCAGATGGCCACCATCTCCTGGGTGACGGGCTCTCTGACAGCCCTGCTGGAAACCAGCTTCGCTCTACGGATACCCCGCTGTGGGAATCTCATTGACCACTTCACTTGTGAAATTCTGGCAGTGCTGAAGCTAGCTTGCACACGATCTCTGCTCATGGACACAGTCATGCTGGTCATCAGTGTGCTCCTCCTGCCTGTTCCAATGCTCTTaatttgcatctcttatgtcttcatCCTTTCCACTATTCTGAGAATCAGCTCAGCAGAGGGCAGAAACAAAGCCTTTTCTACTTGTGGTGCCCACTTGACTGTGGTGATCTTGTATTACGGGGCTGCCCTCTCCATGTACCTAAAGCCTTCTTCATCAGGCTCACAAGAAATAGATAAAATCATCTCGTTGCTTTATGGAGTGCTTACCCCTATGCTGAATCCCATAATTTACAGTTTAAGAAACAAAGAAGTCAAAGATGCGGTGAAAAAAGTGCTGGGCAAAATGTACTTGCAATAA